In a genomic window of Sporosarcina trichiuri:
- a CDS encoding peptidoglycan recognition protein family protein, whose amino-acid sequence MLTIKNHLVTPSIASRVTSPGRNTCEYITVHETDNTSRGADANAHARLQASGNSRQASWHITVDDKQAIRSFDDSAICWHAGAKAPRVSGNPRSIGIEICVNAGGNYGQAVENAAQVVAQLMQAHNIPIGKVVQHNHWSGKNCPRHLRADDRAVSWGNFKSKVSAYLSGSTSTAATGGAWHIEYGDSGARVLELQKALNTLGYKVAEDSQFGPSLKAALMAWQKAEGLTIDGMYGPTGQKKMAECLAAKKKEETPLSEQKNAAPSKSLAADVARAKELGITDGTYPHRPATREEVAAMIVRAVDKK is encoded by the coding sequence ATGCTCACAATCAAAAATCATCTCGTCACACCATCCATCGCCAGCCGGGTGACATCGCCTGGCCGCAACACCTGCGAGTACATCACCGTCCACGAGACAGACAACACAAGCCGCGGAGCAGACGCAAACGCTCACGCCCGGCTGCAGGCGTCCGGAAACAGCCGGCAGGCATCCTGGCACATCACTGTGGACGACAAGCAGGCCATCCGCTCATTCGACGACTCGGCCATCTGCTGGCATGCCGGAGCAAAGGCGCCGCGGGTATCCGGCAATCCACGCTCGATCGGCATCGAAATCTGCGTCAATGCGGGTGGTAACTATGGACAGGCTGTTGAAAATGCCGCGCAAGTGGTCGCGCAGCTGATGCAGGCGCACAATATCCCGATCGGGAAAGTCGTGCAGCATAATCACTGGTCCGGCAAAAACTGTCCGCGGCACTTACGGGCGGACGACCGTGCAGTCAGCTGGGGTAACTTTAAGAGCAAGGTGTCAGCGTACCTATCCGGCAGCACATCCACAGCGGCCACAGGCGGCGCTTGGCACATCGAGTACGGCGACAGTGGGGCGAGAGTGCTCGAACTGCAAAAGGCGCTGAATACGCTCGGCTACAAGGTCGCAGAGGACAGCCAGTTCGGTCCTTCGTTGAAAGCGGCACTGATGGCCTGGCAGAAGGCCGAGGGGCTGACGATCGATGGTATGTACGGACCGACCGGACAGAAGAAGATGGCCGAATGCCTGGCCGCGAAAAAGAAGGAGGAGACTCCATTGAGCGAACAGAAAAATGCCGCACCGTCAAAGTCACTGGCTGCAGACGTAGCCCGCGCGAAGGAACTGGGCATCACAGACGGCACATACCCGCATCGCCCGGCGACCCGCGAGGAAGTGGCCGCGATGATCGTGCGTGCCGTTGATAAGAAGTAA
- a CDS encoding four helix bundle protein, giving the protein MIRGKRDRTPGDMAVCAKTKDLIRYTMQITNNPQRFSKRVRFTLTNRLQEKVLLMYEQLIEANELYPETAADFRERRRLQRKTLALCKQVAFLIELSLDQKRIEDRQASHWAGLVHDVQSLTAKWMQSDYRRFSELG; this is encoded by the coding sequence TTGATACGAGGCAAAAGAGATAGAACGCCAGGGGATATGGCGGTGTGCGCCAAAACGAAAGACCTGATCCGCTACACCATGCAGATCACCAACAACCCGCAGCGGTTCTCGAAGCGGGTCCGCTTTACACTGACCAATCGGCTGCAGGAAAAGGTTCTGCTGATGTACGAACAGCTGATTGAAGCAAACGAGCTGTATCCGGAGACGGCGGCCGATTTCAGGGAGCGACGCCGCCTGCAGCGGAAGACGCTTGCCCTTTGCAAGCAGGTCGCTTTCCTGATTGAGCTGTCACTGGATCAGAAACGAATCGAAGACCGGCAAGCCAGTCACTGGGCCGGTCTGGTGCACGACGTTCAAAGTTTAACAGCCAAGTGGATGCAGTCGGATTACCGGCGCTTCTCGGAGCTGGGCTGA
- a CDS encoding baseplate J/gp47 family protein, protein MFEHLTFDVLLERMLDRVPDDIDKREGSVIYDALAPTAMEHAELYAAMDLLLQRTFADSADGDDLTRRVAEHGVFRRLATAALREGTFTAKDEPFSVPVGSRYSLSGIIYTVVERLSPPGHYSLRADVTGEAGNQDYGELVPVDQVDGLGGATLGRVLIPGQNEESDESLYARYEEHLREKAFGGNRADYKHRILEQPGVGGVRLYRAPAGGGTVGATIISSEYKEPTAELVEAVQTAIDPTPYTGDGYGTAPIGHEVLITGVIGEPVNFSATLQLSGSTLGQVEPLVKETIESYLAELRKEWARKDDPLIVRLIQIEARLLQIDGIQDILQSSLNGLPQNVVLEDNIPVLGEVVLNE, encoded by the coding sequence ATGTTTGAACACTTGACGTTTGACGTCCTGCTTGAGCGCATGCTGGACCGTGTGCCGGACGATATTGACAAGCGTGAAGGTTCCGTTATCTATGACGCACTTGCCCCGACAGCGATGGAGCATGCCGAGCTGTATGCGGCGATGGATCTCCTGCTCCAGCGTACGTTCGCCGACTCGGCAGATGGGGATGACCTGACACGACGCGTCGCGGAGCACGGCGTCTTCCGTCGACTGGCTACAGCGGCCTTGCGGGAGGGAACGTTCACTGCGAAGGATGAGCCCTTCAGTGTCCCTGTCGGCAGTCGGTACAGCCTGAGTGGAATCATCTACACGGTTGTTGAGCGCCTGTCTCCACCAGGTCACTACAGTCTGCGGGCAGACGTAACCGGAGAAGCGGGGAACCAAGACTACGGTGAACTGGTTCCTGTCGACCAGGTAGACGGACTGGGGGGCGCAACACTTGGCCGTGTACTCATCCCCGGCCAAAACGAGGAATCAGATGAATCGCTCTATGCCCGCTACGAAGAACACCTGCGAGAGAAAGCGTTCGGCGGCAACCGGGCCGACTACAAGCATCGCATCCTCGAACAGCCAGGTGTCGGCGGTGTGCGTCTCTACCGGGCGCCTGCAGGCGGAGGAACGGTCGGTGCGACTATCATCAGCTCCGAGTACAAAGAGCCGACAGCGGAGCTTGTGGAAGCCGTACAGACGGCTATCGATCCGACCCCGTACACCGGCGACGGGTACGGTACGGCTCCGATCGGCCATGAGGTGCTGATCACCGGCGTCATCGGGGAGCCGGTCAACTTCTCGGCAACCCTGCAGCTGTCCGGTTCGACTCTCGGCCAGGTGGAGCCGCTCGTCAAGGAGACGATCGAATCGTACTTGGCCGAGCTCCGGAAAGAATGGGCGAGGAAAGACGATCCGCTGATTGTCCGACTCATCCAGATTGAAGCCCGGCTGTTGCAGATTGATGGCATCCAGGATATCCTGCAGTCCAGCTTGAATGGGCTGCCTCAGAACGTAGTGCTGGAAGATAATATTCCGGTGCTCGGGGAGGTGGTCTTGAATGAGTAG
- a CDS encoding phage holin, which yields MTADKLKQYIGLFGGLLSAVLLFLGTLNVQFEWFNVDSIDAFIGVLIAAVPFILLIYGVYKNSYIVTDKAKKQENELKRRGLK from the coding sequence ATGACAGCTGATAAGCTGAAACAGTATATCGGATTGTTCGGAGGGCTGCTGTCGGCAGTCCTTTTGTTTTTGGGGACTCTCAATGTCCAGTTTGAGTGGTTCAACGTGGACAGCATCGATGCCTTTATCGGGGTGCTGATTGCTGCCGTACCATTCATCTTGTTGATTTACGGTGTGTACAAGAACAGCTACATCGTGACGGATAAAGCGAAGAAGCAGGAGAACGAACTGAAGCGCAGGGGGTTGAAGTGA
- a CDS encoding XkdX family protein — translation MDWFKTVKRFYPKYWTASMVGDAVIAKKITEEEYKEIVGVEYPNIPEETQ, via the coding sequence ATGGATTGGTTTAAAACGGTGAAGCGTTTCTATCCGAAATACTGGACGGCGTCGATGGTCGGGGATGCGGTGATCGCCAAAAAGATCACCGAGGAAGAATATAAAGAGATTGTCGGGGTCGAATACCCGAACATTCCAGAAGAGACTCAATAA
- a CDS encoding DUF6273 domain-containing protein: protein MAQLLSALPVGAKVKDPASTYHGKPLIWQVADKNHAGYPASSVTLLTEKIISVKAFDAKEPTNADANRKSYGNNRYKDSNLRQWLNKDTMSWYAAQHGADAPPNTAGVSTDPYDTEKGFLANFSKAFRDRILPTALTVARNTVTDGGGSESVTDKVFLLSNTEVGLANENSIAEGSKLALFTTDASRVAKPTAEAVSNAVYTNASFNASAGWYWWLRSPYAANSGSSRVVNSSGALNNYFAYYGYGGVRPALNLPSEIRVSDSPDTDGAYVLTFNAPPTVTLDEPDGRTLYEGDTVNLTGQAVDTDAGDVVSVKYSVDNGTERTLAAGVSDGSTPVPYSKTLKFSNSKLLDGATAVTDALAEGVAHTLRVWAEDDKGGKSTVLTRTFHIVANRPPTIQVDAFERKTGVIESELITVSGSVNDPDGNDVTLRYKLNGGSFVQVYSGASGPFSFTLPVSSLIDGANTLTLQALDTYNFTAQKSFRIQRDFAGAELAEAVARYKLLPSTGEASGLVTWIERDTTGTLSAEISMTDEAAAESFQAMPNTNSVELISGLTEDEFDHVELAPKKKILLKLTSTKAIAKVSGAFQA from the coding sequence ATGGCACAACTATTGAGCGCACTGCCCGTCGGGGCAAAGGTGAAAGACCCCGCCTCGACGTATCACGGCAAACCGTTAATCTGGCAAGTCGCGGATAAAAATCACGCCGGGTATCCGGCAAGCTCTGTCACACTCCTCACCGAGAAGATTATCTCGGTTAAGGCGTTTGACGCCAAGGAGCCGACGAACGCGGACGCTAACCGAAAATCTTACGGGAACAACCGCTACAAGGATTCCAATCTGCGGCAGTGGCTGAATAAGGACACGATGTCCTGGTACGCCGCACAGCACGGAGCGGATGCGCCGCCGAACACCGCCGGTGTCTCGACCGATCCGTACGATACGGAGAAAGGGTTCCTCGCGAACTTCTCAAAAGCGTTTCGGGATCGTATCTTGCCGACTGCGTTGACAGTGGCGCGGAACACCGTCACAGACGGCGGGGGCAGTGAATCTGTCACCGACAAGGTGTTCCTGCTGTCGAATACGGAAGTCGGACTGGCGAACGAGAACAGTATCGCCGAGGGCAGTAAGCTGGCACTGTTCACGACAGACGCTTCCCGGGTCGCCAAGCCGACAGCTGAAGCTGTGTCGAACGCGGTCTATACGAACGCTTCGTTCAACGCGTCTGCCGGATGGTACTGGTGGCTCCGTTCCCCGTACGCCGCGAATTCGGGCAGCTCGCGTGTCGTCAACTCTTCGGGCGCGTTGAACAACTACTTCGCCTACTATGGGTACGGTGGCGTCCGTCCCGCTTTGAATCTGCCATCTGAAATCCGAGTATCGGATTCTCCGGATACAGATGGGGCCTATGTACTCACATTTAATGCACCTCCGACGGTCACCTTGGACGAGCCCGACGGCCGCACCTTGTACGAGGGAGATACGGTCAACCTGACCGGTCAAGCGGTTGATACGGACGCAGGAGACGTCGTCAGCGTCAAATACTCCGTCGATAACGGCACAGAGCGCACTCTAGCTGCTGGGGTCTCAGACGGCAGCACGCCCGTACCGTACAGCAAGACGCTGAAGTTCTCGAACAGCAAGCTTCTGGACGGCGCTACGGCTGTCACAGACGCTCTGGCTGAAGGAGTTGCACATACGCTGCGCGTCTGGGCGGAAGACGACAAAGGTGGAAAATCGACCGTCCTGACCCGCACGTTCCACATCGTTGCGAATCGTCCGCCGACCATCCAAGTGGATGCGTTCGAACGGAAGACCGGTGTCATCGAGTCCGAGCTGATTACGGTCTCCGGCTCCGTCAACGATCCGGACGGCAACGACGTCACGCTGCGCTACAAGCTCAACGGCGGCAGCTTCGTCCAGGTCTACTCCGGCGCTTCCGGACCGTTCAGCTTCACACTACCGGTCAGCTCCCTCATCGACGGTGCGAACACGCTGACGCTCCAGGCGCTCGATACGTACAACTTCACGGCGCAGAAGTCGTTCCGGATCCAGCGCGACTTCGCAGGCGCAGAACTCGCTGAAGCGGTAGCTCGGTACAAACTGCTGCCGTCCACTGGTGAAGCATCTGGTCTTGTCACGTGGATCGAGCGAGACACGACTGGAACCTTGTCAGCCGAAATCTCCATGACGGATGAAGCCGCGGCAGAGTCCTTCCAAGCGATGCCGAACACCAACTCGGTGGAGCTGATCAGCGGGCTGACAGAAGACGAGTTCGATCACGTCGAGCTGGCACCGAAAAAGAAAATCCTGTTGAAGCTGACGTCGACCAAAGCAATCGCGAAAGTATCCGGCGCCTTCCAGGCGTAA
- a CDS encoding ATP-binding cassette domain-containing protein → MANAKDEIILKGLKENNLKNIDLTIPKEKIVVFTGLSGSGKSSVVFDTLATESRRQMTMNYPLYVRNQMPRYERPQADLMQNLSPVVVVEQKPIGSSTRSTVGTYMDIHPLIRLLFSRIGQPAIGSATDFSSQSSFGRCPECKGFGQVVAPDVNKLVDFNKSLRERAVQFKPLSPTGWQGHWMMTCGLFDPDLPLKDYPEETLELFLYGPPEGERVNAPFHTKDGPHKADWDGLLPRFTRVYINRDISKLKTLTEEDVLAMTTQAPCKTCQGSGLNPEVLASKINGLNIADYDQLELPELLRELEAIQEPMGKSIARQAIPYVTQLIDMGLGYLSLSRKMATLSGGEGQRVKIARHLGSSLNNMTYIFDEPSAGLHPSEGELLIHMLQRIKQQHNTVIVIEHNLAVIQMADEIIEMGPGAGANGGEVIYAGPLAGMTESPTALALQHKLRVNGHPRERTGSYSIQGASTNNLRNVDIRIPKGVFVSVCGVSGSGKSSLILDAFKSRYPESITVGQGGIGTSSRSTMATYMGIMDDIRHTFAKATGQPAGLFSFNSLGACPVCKGKGVLTPEVAFADPVTIPCEACGGTRYSDEALSYRYEGKNIIEILALTIDEAGDYFTQPKILNRVKTLRDVGLGYLTLGQTTSSLSGGEIQRLKLASQLQKEGQIYLLDEPSSGLHADDREKLLDVFQKLVERGNTVIIIEHNLDLLAASDWIIEMGPGGGKQGGSVMFEGTPADMLKADTATARWLREAVEA, encoded by the coding sequence ATGGCAAATGCCAAAGACGAAATCATCCTCAAAGGGCTCAAAGAAAACAATCTGAAAAACATCGACCTGACGATACCGAAAGAGAAGATCGTCGTGTTCACCGGGCTGTCCGGTTCCGGCAAGAGCTCGGTCGTGTTCGATACACTGGCGACGGAAAGCCGGCGGCAGATGACGATGAACTACCCGCTCTATGTCCGGAACCAGATGCCGCGGTACGAACGGCCGCAGGCGGATCTGATGCAGAATTTGAGCCCGGTCGTCGTCGTGGAGCAGAAGCCGATCGGCAGCAGCACCCGGTCGACGGTCGGGACGTACATGGATATCCATCCGCTGATCCGGCTGCTGTTTTCGCGGATCGGCCAGCCGGCGATCGGGTCCGCGACGGACTTCTCGAGCCAGAGCTCGTTCGGACGGTGCCCGGAGTGCAAAGGGTTCGGCCAAGTCGTCGCGCCGGACGTCAACAAGCTCGTCGATTTCAATAAATCGCTGCGGGAACGTGCGGTGCAGTTCAAGCCATTGTCGCCGACCGGCTGGCAGGGCCACTGGATGATGACATGCGGACTGTTCGACCCCGATCTGCCGCTGAAGGACTATCCGGAGGAGACGCTTGAACTGTTCCTCTACGGTCCGCCGGAAGGGGAACGGGTCAATGCGCCGTTCCATACGAAGGACGGCCCGCACAAAGCCGATTGGGACGGCCTGCTGCCGCGCTTCACACGGGTGTACATCAACCGGGATATCTCCAAGCTGAAAACGCTGACCGAAGAGGATGTCCTCGCGATGACGACCCAGGCTCCGTGCAAGACGTGTCAGGGATCCGGCCTTAATCCGGAAGTGCTGGCCAGTAAAATCAACGGCCTGAACATCGCGGACTACGACCAGCTCGAGCTGCCGGAACTCCTCCGGGAACTCGAGGCCATCCAGGAGCCGATGGGGAAATCGATCGCTCGGCAGGCAATTCCGTACGTGACACAGCTGATCGACATGGGCTTGGGCTATCTGAGCCTTTCCCGGAAAATGGCTACGCTGTCTGGCGGGGAAGGCCAGCGGGTGAAGATTGCCCGCCATCTTGGCAGCAGCCTGAACAATATGACGTATATCTTCGATGAACCGAGCGCGGGACTCCATCCGAGTGAAGGGGAGCTGCTGATCCACATGCTGCAGCGCATCAAACAGCAGCATAATACCGTCATCGTCATCGAACACAACCTGGCTGTCATCCAGATGGCGGATGAAATCATCGAGATGGGGCCGGGTGCCGGCGCGAATGGCGGGGAAGTGATCTACGCAGGTCCTCTCGCAGGCATGACGGAGTCCCCGACCGCACTCGCACTGCAGCACAAACTGAGGGTCAACGGACACCCGAGGGAGCGGACGGGCAGCTATTCCATCCAGGGAGCGTCGACCAACAATCTGCGGAACGTGGACATCCGGATTCCAAAAGGCGTCTTTGTCTCGGTCTGCGGAGTCTCCGGTTCGGGGAAAAGTTCCTTGATACTCGACGCCTTCAAAAGCCGTTATCCCGAATCGATCACCGTGGGGCAAGGCGGGATCGGAACCTCCAGCCGTTCCACGATGGCGACGTACATGGGCATTATGGATGACATTCGCCACACATTCGCAAAAGCGACGGGGCAGCCGGCGGGACTGTTCAGCTTCAACTCACTCGGCGCCTGTCCCGTCTGCAAAGGGAAGGGTGTGCTGACGCCGGAAGTGGCGTTTGCGGATCCAGTGACGATTCCTTGTGAAGCGTGCGGCGGCACTAGATACTCGGACGAAGCGCTGTCCTACCGGTATGAAGGGAAAAACATCATCGAAATCCTGGCTTTGACAATCGACGAAGCCGGTGACTATTTCACGCAGCCGAAGATCCTGAACCGGGTGAAGACGCTCCGAGATGTCGGACTCGGCTACCTGACGCTCGGCCAGACGACCAGTTCCCTGAGCGGCGGGGAGATCCAGCGGCTCAAGCTCGCGAGCCAGCTGCAGAAGGAAGGCCAGATCTATTTGCTGGATGAACCTTCGTCCGGATTGCACGCAGACGACCGGGAGAAACTGCTCGACGTCTTTCAGAAGCTTGTGGAGCGGGGGAACACGGTCATCATCATCGAACACAATCTGGACCTGCTCGCAGCGAGCGACTGGATCATCGAGATGGGTCCCGGCGGCGGCAAACAAGGCGGCTCCGTAATGTTTGAAGGAACTCCGGCCGACATGCTGAAAGCGGACACAGCCACGGCAAGATGGCTGCGGGAAGCTGTGGAGGCATAA
- a CDS encoding putative phage tail protein, translated as MSRLLDHLPADYRKIREFRKLSGSVSTEYDAADRAFEQVENDQFITSSSEPAIARREKPFGIVPDLTVETLPFRKRRLLARMQENVPYVVEYLRELLDSLLGGRLTEIELDSLLFEMEVLVYVESASFYREVEKLLERIVPLNIDLTVAVLMIREVMVLHSAAYAFRVKHKRTNRFRTAAIPGVLRESTQAVLHSADYAFRVEHPRTNRLKTQTVQGLVADEQRLSAACAGYVFPARLPVTGKLVARSESR; from the coding sequence ATGAGTAGATTGTTGGATCATCTGCCTGCAGACTATCGCAAGATTCGGGAGTTCCGGAAGCTGTCCGGTTCAGTCTCGACGGAATACGATGCTGCGGATCGTGCGTTTGAGCAGGTCGAAAATGATCAGTTCATCACTTCGTCATCCGAACCAGCCATCGCTCGACGAGAGAAGCCTTTCGGTATTGTGCCAGACTTGACGGTAGAGACTCTGCCCTTTCGGAAACGTCGGCTGCTCGCCCGGATGCAGGAGAACGTCCCCTATGTGGTCGAGTATCTCCGGGAGCTGCTAGACAGTCTGCTCGGCGGTCGCTTGACCGAGATTGAACTGGACTCGCTGCTGTTTGAAATGGAAGTGCTGGTCTACGTGGAAAGTGCTTCCTTTTACCGCGAGGTCGAGAAGCTGCTGGAACGGATTGTCCCGTTGAACATTGACCTGACGGTCGCTGTATTGATGATCCGTGAAGTGATGGTCCTGCACTCTGCGGCTTATGCGTTCCGAGTGAAGCACAAACGGACGAACCGTTTCCGGACGGCAGCCATCCCCGGGGTGCTGCGGGAGAGCACTCAGGCGGTCTTGCATAGTGCAGATTATGCGTTCCGTGTCGAGCACCCTCGGACGAACCGGCTGAAGACACAGACGGTGCAAGGGTTGGTTGCCGACGAACAGCGGCTGTCGGCAGCTTGTGCAGGGTATGTCTTCCCTGCTCGCTTACCCGTCACCGGAAAACTAGTAGCAAGGAGTGAGAGCCGATGA
- a CDS encoding reverse transcriptase/maturase family protein: MGGYNVFRIYEPKERIIKSIQFRDKVVQRSLCDNVLEPAFERSFIYDSYACRKGKGTHAGLNRTCEFLRRHYRQHGTEGWILKCDIEKYFDSVPHEILKKMLRKYIHDERVLHLLDAIIDSASGDRGLPLGNQTSQWLSILFLNDFDHFIKERLGVKMYIRYMDDFVLIHPDKKFLQDCKRAIIDYLGGLELELNGKSHIFPLKNGADFLGFHLYLTETGKVIRKVRHDSIKRIKRKLKKFKVLYETGVMSQEDIEQAYGSWKAHVAHANSYYLIEEMDKRFHRIFEGDELNGTTIERTARRGKGERPRLDVSRQTVNLASRG; the protein is encoded by the coding sequence ATGGGCGGGTACAACGTCTTCCGGATCTATGAACCAAAGGAACGCATCATCAAGTCCATCCAGTTCCGGGACAAGGTCGTTCAGCGTTCGCTCTGTGACAACGTCCTGGAGCCAGCGTTTGAGCGGTCTTTTATCTATGACAGCTACGCTTGCCGGAAAGGCAAAGGCACGCATGCAGGACTCAACCGGACCTGCGAGTTCCTCCGTCGCCATTACCGACAACATGGAACAGAAGGTTGGATCTTGAAGTGCGACATCGAGAAATACTTTGATTCCGTGCCGCATGAAATCTTGAAGAAGATGCTTCGGAAGTATATTCACGATGAACGGGTGCTCCACTTATTGGACGCCATCATCGATTCCGCCTCCGGAGATCGAGGGCTTCCACTCGGCAACCAGACAAGCCAGTGGCTGTCTATCCTCTTCCTCAATGATTTCGACCACTTCATCAAAGAGCGGCTCGGCGTCAAAATGTATATTCGATATATGGACGATTTCGTTCTAATCCATCCGGACAAGAAGTTTCTGCAGGACTGCAAAAGGGCCATCATCGACTACCTGGGCGGCCTGGAACTGGAATTGAACGGAAAGTCGCATATCTTCCCGCTGAAGAATGGCGCAGACTTCCTCGGTTTCCACCTGTATCTGACGGAAACCGGAAAGGTCATTCGAAAGGTTCGGCATGACAGCATCAAACGGATCAAGCGAAAGCTGAAGAAATTCAAAGTCTTGTATGAAACCGGCGTCATGTCACAGGAAGACATCGAGCAGGCATACGGCAGCTGGAAAGCGCATGTCGCACATGCGAACAGTTACTACCTGATCGAAGAAATGGACAAGCGCTTCCATCGAATTTTTGAAGGGGATGAACTGAATGGCACAACTATTGAGCGCACTGCCCGTCGGGGCAAAGGTGAAAGACCCCGCCTCGACGTATCACGGCAAACCGTTAATCTGGCAAGTCGCGGATAA
- a CDS encoding ParM/StbA family protein has product MSKLILGIDAGNHTAKVAGPYGMDSYRTAICDWFERDIVESHGADDMEFEIDGRRGYAGTIAVYEDEFGGTGMYGDTKAHEDTKIRVLLAIYRYGQKYGIDISEVAVVTGQPIVSHKPAEKTAISEMLTGTHSLTVNGYETAITITDVGIAAEGAGAFWAAPAGGTIRVIDVGSGTVNAASIVDKRYINNASDTFNFGMETVNNKNDLAAVARAIARNTSRLKWHRNDRVLLCGGIAADLYPHIQTHYGAAELMHPVLQEGNHVTVAEPVFANAIGFYKLARMSFA; this is encoded by the coding sequence ATGAGCAAATTGATCCTCGGCATCGATGCTGGCAACCACACCGCAAAGGTAGCAGGGCCATATGGGATGGACTCGTATCGCACAGCAATCTGTGACTGGTTCGAGCGAGACATCGTAGAGTCGCACGGCGCGGACGATATGGAGTTTGAAATTGACGGCCGAAGAGGGTACGCGGGCACCATCGCTGTTTACGAAGATGAGTTCGGCGGAACAGGGATGTACGGTGACACAAAAGCACATGAGGACACAAAGATTCGTGTGCTGCTCGCCATCTATCGATACGGCCAGAAGTACGGAATCGACATTTCAGAAGTTGCGGTAGTAACGGGGCAGCCGATCGTCTCGCATAAACCGGCCGAGAAGACGGCCATATCGGAAATGCTCACAGGAACGCACAGCCTGACTGTCAATGGGTACGAGACAGCTATCACCATTACTGATGTCGGCATAGCAGCAGAGGGGGCAGGGGCGTTCTGGGCGGCTCCTGCAGGTGGCACAATCCGTGTGATCGATGTCGGCAGCGGTACGGTCAATGCGGCCAGTATCGTCGATAAACGGTACATCAACAATGCCAGTGATACGTTCAACTTTGGTATGGAAACGGTCAACAACAAAAACGATCTGGCCGCAGTTGCCCGTGCGATCGCGCGAAACACGTCCCGGCTAAAGTGGCACCGCAATGATCGTGTGCTGTTGTGTGGAGGGATTGCGGCGGATCTGTACCCCCACATCCAGACGCACTATGGGGCCGCCGAATTGATGCATCCTGTGTTGCAGGAGGGTAATCATGTAACGGTCGCAGAACCTGTCTTCGCAAACGCCATCGGTTTCTACAAGCTAGCCCGGATGAGTTTTGCATGA
- a CDS encoding hemolysin XhlA family protein has product MSENWKMERLEKELSRQENRLDRQDERLDKLEVFMVKTIEQLKTIFERLKEIEKTSKWVSQSFFYLILSGVIGAGFFFFQWLITSR; this is encoded by the coding sequence ATGAGTGAGAATTGGAAAATGGAGCGTCTGGAGAAAGAGCTGTCCCGCCAGGAGAACAGGCTCGATCGTCAAGACGAGAGGCTCGATAAGCTGGAAGTGTTTATGGTGAAAACCATCGAGCAGCTCAAGACGATCTTCGAGCGTCTGAAAGAGATTGAGAAGACTAGCAAGTGGGTCTCTCAATCTTTTTTCTATCTGATCCTGTCCGGCGTTATCGGCGCCGGCTTCTTTTTCTTCCAGTGGCTTATCACATCGAGGTGA